In Candidatus Desulfofervidus auxilii, one genomic interval encodes:
- a CDS encoding YIP1 family protein, which produces MNGLTQRIFRAMKLEASLYEEVEADTDALKQAVIVVVLSSLAAGLGSATQGFGILLGGTIVALLSWLIWAYLIYLVGTKLLPEPQTESNPKELLRVLGFASAPGLIRILGVIPPLRMIIFFIAAVWSLMAMIIAVRQALDYTSTGRAVVVCLITFFIQVLISALLIFLLGPPVKA; this is translated from the coding sequence ATGAATGGCTTAACCCAACGGATTTTCAGGGCAATGAAATTAGAAGCTAGTCTTTATGAAGAAGTAGAGGCAGATACAGATGCTTTAAAACAGGCGGTGATAGTAGTGGTGCTTTCTAGTCTAGCTGCTGGTTTAGGTAGTGCTACTCAAGGTTTTGGAATTTTATTAGGAGGAACAATAGTAGCTTTATTAAGCTGGCTTATTTGGGCATATCTTATTTATTTGGTAGGAACCAAATTGCTGCCTGAACCACAAACTGAATCGAATCCAAAAGAGTTGTTGCGAGTATTAGGTTTTGCCAGTGCACCTGGATTAATACGTATATTAGGGGTTATACCTCCTTTAAGAATGATTATTTTTTTTATTGCCGCCGTTTGGTCATTAATGGCCATGATAATTGCAGTGAGACAGGCCCTTGATTATACTAGCACTGGCCGGGCCGTAGTTGTGTGTCTTATTACTTTTTTTATTCAAGTCTTAATCTCTGCGCTTCTAATTTTTCTTCTCGGACCACCGGTTAAGGCTTAA
- a CDS encoding 50S ribosomal protein L11 methyltransferase, which produces MQWYQIKIQLPLSLLESTYNFLWDYVNGLRVERTENGFLLESYVFSSFPDKLLNRLNNVLNMLARSFQVDFSPPVITPLNTFLKKVFIIVPFPTTCVPNFGIPILVQRGRAFGTGNHPCTIYCLQALKEIFDGKFGRRQLKRILDAGTGTGILAIAAARLGVKNIIGVEISPEAVKEAQENVKLNKVTKEITILSSSVTETKGQFDLIFANLYGVLLKKIAPTMVRLLAPKGWIVLGGMIIPDDELVISTFTPYGLRESVRYYDEQWSVAVLQKV; this is translated from the coding sequence ATGCAATGGTATCAGATAAAAATTCAATTGCCTCTATCCTTGTTAGAATCCACTTATAATTTTTTATGGGATTATGTAAATGGGTTAAGGGTAGAAAGGACAGAGAATGGTTTTTTACTTGAAAGCTATGTATTTTCTTCGTTTCCAGATAAGTTGCTTAACAGACTTAATAATGTGTTAAATATGCTCGCCCGGAGTTTTCAAGTAGATTTTTCCCCTCCGGTAATAACGCCTCTGAATACCTTTTTAAAAAAGGTGTTTATTATTGTTCCTTTCCCCACTACTTGTGTGCCTAATTTTGGTATTCCTATTTTAGTGCAAAGAGGAAGGGCATTTGGCACAGGTAATCATCCGTGCACTATTTATTGTTTACAGGCCTTAAAGGAGATTTTTGATGGGAAATTTGGAAGGAGACAGCTCAAGCGGATTTTGGATGCAGGCACTGGAACAGGTATTCTGGCTATAGCAGCGGCCAGGTTGGGAGTGAAAAATATAATTGGTGTGGAAATAAGTCCTGAGGCTGTAAAAGAAGCTCAAGAAAATGTTAAATTAAATAAAGTAACTAAGGAAATTACTATATTGTCTTCTTCAGTAACAGAGACAAAAGGACAGTTTGATTTAATCTTTGCTAACCTGTATGGTGTTCTTCTCAAAAAAATTGCCCCAACCATGGTAAGGCTATTAGCTCCTAAAGGCTGGATTGTCCTAGGAGGAATGATTATTCCAGATGATGAATTGGTTATTTCTACCTTTACTCCTTATGGCTTAAGAGAATCTGTGCGTTATTATGATGAACAATGGAGTGTAGCGGTTTTGCAAAAGGTTTAA
- a CDS encoding DUF6612 family protein codes for MLGYFIICLLIILQGCAKPISKGEIKGNLIEVLDNIHTYSYEMEMEMETSATGEDIKDVVKANAQADIDVKNRKIKIFIHINERNKRSKSTQTKIYILDTMEYIQSEKDSEWIKFEVPRHKLDSENQLKKQMKLVMTSKIKNLKEETFKNIDCYLLSIEPDKRSFWEVIMEQDEEHPLMRLLNLDYEDVVKRINMEMWIEKKTFFPLKCIMKMQAVIEKEIMKQPFKMTIDIKKTYCYYNYNRPLVIKLPDQAKRAKVYQKEWED; via the coding sequence ATGCTGGGTTATTTTATAATATGTCTTCTTATTATTTTACAAGGCTGTGCAAAACCTATTTCTAAAGGAGAGATAAAAGGAAATCTAATAGAGGTTTTAGACAACATCCATACTTATAGTTATGAAATGGAAATGGAGATGGAAACTTCTGCAACTGGAGAAGACATAAAGGACGTGGTCAAAGCAAATGCCCAAGCTGACATAGATGTGAAGAACAGAAAAATAAAAATATTTATCCATATCAATGAGCGCAATAAGAGAAGCAAATCAACTCAAACAAAAATTTATATCCTGGATACTATGGAATATATTCAATCTGAGAAAGACAGTGAGTGGATAAAATTTGAGGTACCCAGGCATAAATTAGATAGTGAAAATCAGCTCAAGAAACAGATGAAGTTAGTTATGACTTCTAAGATAAAAAATTTAAAAGAGGAAACTTTCAAAAATATTGATTGCTATTTGCTTAGTATAGAACCTGATAAACGGTCTTTCTGGGAGGTAATAATGGAGCAGGATGAAGAACATCCTCTTATGAGGTTGCTCAATCTGGACTATGAAGACGTAGTTAAACGAATAAATATGGAAATGTGGATAGAAAAAAAGACATTTTTTCCTCTAAAGTGTATTATGAAAATGCAGGCAGTCATAGAAAAAGAAATTATGAAACAGCCATTTAAGATGACAATTGATATAAAAAAGACTTATTGTTATTATAATTATAATAGACCGCTGGTTATTAAACTACCTGATCAGGCAAAAAGGGCCAAAGTTTACCAAAAAGAATGGGAAGATTAG
- a CDS encoding rhodanese-like domain-containing protein gives MKRLAILAVAMFVVSMLFGGNVKAYETITAWEVYEAAENAPEIINNGAYFIDVRTTEEFLWVGTCELPDGSTPWNIPWKLWGYEFSETDGKVKAGGIVVKELFLSLVKRTFPEGSILVLMCRSGHRSTFAAEYLEEQLGEDYYTIYEIDNPLKNAENGKGGSGGFQGSSSVDPNDKGYRGYPERLPFCSETTEHPCVAKYSSEIGDASDSVSWMDSGLPMTQTVDKDKIWLYMAK, from the coding sequence ATGAAAAGATTAGCAATTTTAGCTGTAGCAATGTTCGTAGTATCAATGTTATTTGGAGGAAATGTAAAGGCTTATGAAACAATCACTGCTTGGGAGGTATACGAAGCTGCAGAAAATGCTCCAGAGATAATTAATAACGGAGCCTACTTTATAGATGTCAGGACCACTGAAGAGTTCTTGTGGGTAGGCACATGCGAACTGCCTGATGGAAGCACTCCTTGGAATATTCCATGGAAACTTTGGGGATATGAATTTTCAGAAACAGATGGAAAAGTCAAAGCAGGTGGGATAGTAGTTAAAGAATTATTCCTTTCACTGGTAAAGAGGACATTTCCTGAAGGCTCAATCCTTGTGCTTATGTGCAGAAGTGGACACAGAAGCACCTTTGCGGCAGAATATTTAGAAGAACAATTAGGAGAAGATTATTATACCATTTACGAGATTGATAATCCCCTTAAAAATGCAGAAAATGGTAAGGGTGGTAGTGGAGGATTTCAGGGAAGTAGTAGTGTAGACCCCAATGACAAAGGTTACAGGGGATATCCTGAAAGGCTACCTTTTTGTTCTGAAACCACAGAACACCCTTGTGTAGCAAAATATAGTTCTGAAATAGGCGATGCGAGTGATTCAGTCTCCTGGATGGATAGTGGCCTCCCTATGACCCAAACGGTGGATAAAGATAAAATCTGGTTGTATATGGCTAAATAA
- a CDS encoding acyl-CoA dehydratase activase, giving the protein MKDKIYLGIDVGSTSVCTVLLDGQAHILYEDYRRTYGQPLSVVLNVLEEIDRQIRLTEITSLSFTGSGGKSFLPLLGGEFINEIIAHGKAVAHFHPEVRTVIEIGGEDSKLIFLTPKPGGGSRILDFAMNTLCAAGTGAFLDQQAHRLGLKIEEFSRLALEAKNVPRIAGRCAVFAKSDMIHLQQEGTPLSEIVAGLCYALARNLRGNIGRGKPFHKPIAFQGGVAANLGMRRAFCDILKLKPEELIIPKHYLTMGAIGAALDAKERQINNYHFSGLEKLKQAIVEEKEVKHFYPPLRLLKSRFEMSTLFEHKHKKIPVYLGIDVGSVSTNLVLIDEQGALLAKQYLMTAGRPLEAVKQGLKALQTEWGNKVEILGAATTGSGRFLVGDFVGADIIKNEITAQAKAAAAIDPEVDTIIEIGGQDSKFIRLENGAIIDFEMNKVCAAGTGSFLEEQADSLGISIYEQFANIALSAQHPAPLGERCTVFMKSDLVHYQQKGLSKPDLVAGLCYAIAYNFLNKVVAGRSIGQRIFFQGGVAANKGVVAAFEQLLGKPITVPPHHEVTGAIGAALLARDERNWKRSQFKGFDLAHINYKISSFICKACPNQCEIKRITIGDKKGVLYYGGRCEKYEVSVQRKPLGVDLVKERERLLLKYLEPEKKGKTCLPNRHRGEIAIPYAFFMQDYFPFFATLLQELGFKVVLSFPTTKEIIQAGVETVLAETCYPVKVAHGHTAFLFNNGHKHIFFPNVIDLPSRHPSCDWGMVCPYVQGLPYMLASAFDFKKRGINFIHPVIYLGRGDWYYRQSVKNLSKSLKVSKYAVEKAWKKAKAAQEEFESSLQEKAKEILAALKPDEIAIVIVGRAYNSFDSGVNLRIPQKLAHRGVSVIPLDALPLKTARLSNVWQNMYWRYGQHILCAAALVREHPQLYPVYITNFACGPDSFILHFFKEELGKKPFLEIEIDEHSADAGIITRLEAFLDSIKGKKITATPPKRYFVFKKHYRDSYVYIPYMCDHCYALAAVFEGCGVRAKVMPPSDKESFILGRQAVSGKECYPCLLTAGDMLKTLKLPEFDPKYAAFFMPTGSGPCRFGQYAHFHRRVLDEWGYPEIPIFSPNQDGEHYEKLGMVANDFILWAWRGLVAVDILEKLLRQTRPYEAISGETNKLYQKYLEKICIYLRNKQEPLLLLVKAVKDFERIKKKELSKPMVGIVGEIYLRSNPFANEYLVQRLESMGAEVWLPPMGEWIFYTNHTAFLRDWRRLYLRRALRLLIAAIIQYKEEWRLVRRVKSVLKHAHEPLILQLLHWAKPYLHPAFEGEAVLTIGKAIDFLKKGTKGIINVMPFTCMPGTIAQAVFTRLQREKRNFPCLHLAFDGQEQTNTQTRLEAFMHQVKELHI; this is encoded by the coding sequence GTGAAAGATAAAATCTATTTAGGGATAGATGTTGGTTCAACCAGTGTTTGTACAGTCCTTTTGGATGGGCAAGCGCATATTTTATATGAAGATTATCGCCGCACCTATGGTCAGCCATTAAGTGTTGTTTTAAATGTCTTAGAAGAAATTGACCGTCAAATCAGGCTTACTGAAATTACTTCTCTTTCTTTTACTGGCTCTGGAGGAAAGAGCTTCCTGCCCCTTTTAGGTGGAGAATTCATCAATGAAATTATTGCCCATGGCAAGGCTGTAGCCCATTTTCATCCTGAAGTAAGGACTGTCATTGAAATTGGCGGTGAAGATAGCAAACTCATCTTTCTTACCCCTAAGCCAGGAGGGGGTTCTCGCATCTTGGACTTTGCTATGAATACCCTCTGTGCAGCAGGCACAGGTGCTTTTTTAGACCAACAAGCTCATCGTTTGGGATTAAAGATAGAAGAATTCAGTCGCCTGGCTTTAGAGGCCAAAAATGTGCCTCGGATTGCCGGACGTTGTGCTGTATTTGCTAAGTCAGATATGATTCATCTTCAGCAAGAAGGCACACCTTTGTCAGAAATTGTAGCAGGACTTTGTTATGCTCTAGCTCGTAATCTCCGGGGCAATATTGGTCGGGGCAAGCCTTTTCATAAACCTATTGCCTTCCAAGGTGGGGTAGCAGCTAATTTAGGGATGCGTCGGGCCTTTTGTGACATTTTGAAGTTAAAGCCAGAAGAATTGATTATACCCAAACATTACTTAACCATGGGAGCCATTGGGGCTGCCTTGGATGCCAAAGAAAGACAAATAAATAACTATCACTTTTCAGGCCTGGAAAAACTAAAACAAGCCATTGTTGAAGAAAAAGAGGTAAAACACTTTTACCCTCCTTTGAGGTTATTGAAATCCCGTTTTGAAATGTCCACTTTATTTGAGCATAAGCATAAAAAAATCCCTGTGTATTTAGGCATTGATGTGGGTTCAGTGAGTACCAATTTGGTGTTGATAGATGAGCAGGGAGCGTTGCTTGCCAAGCAATATTTAATGACCGCTGGCAGACCATTAGAGGCAGTAAAACAGGGTTTAAAAGCTTTACAAACAGAATGGGGGAATAAAGTAGAAATTTTAGGTGCTGCCACTACAGGTTCAGGCCGCTTTTTAGTAGGAGACTTTGTGGGCGCTGATATCATTAAAAATGAGATTACTGCCCAGGCAAAGGCGGCGGCAGCCATAGACCCAGAAGTAGATACTATTATTGAAATTGGAGGGCAGGATTCCAAGTTCATTCGTTTAGAGAATGGAGCCATTATAGATTTTGAAATGAACAAGGTGTGTGCCGCTGGCACAGGGTCTTTTTTAGAAGAGCAAGCAGATAGTTTAGGTATTTCCATCTATGAACAATTTGCCAATATAGCTCTCTCTGCTCAACATCCAGCTCCTTTGGGGGAACGTTGTACTGTATTCATGAAATCTGATTTGGTCCATTATCAGCAAAAAGGCCTATCCAAGCCAGATTTAGTGGCCGGTCTTTGCTATGCCATTGCTTATAACTTTCTCAATAAAGTAGTGGCAGGGCGTTCTATTGGCCAACGCATATTTTTTCAGGGAGGAGTGGCTGCCAATAAAGGCGTGGTAGCCGCCTTTGAACAGTTGTTGGGAAAACCCATCACTGTTCCTCCTCATCATGAAGTTACTGGGGCCATTGGAGCAGCTTTATTGGCTAGGGATGAAAGAAATTGGAAAAGGAGTCAATTTAAGGGTTTTGATTTAGCACACATTAATTATAAAATAAGTAGCTTTATTTGTAAGGCCTGCCCTAATCAATGCGAAATCAAAAGGATTACTATAGGAGATAAAAAGGGTGTATTATACTATGGAGGTCGCTGTGAAAAATATGAGGTTTCCGTTCAAAGAAAACCCCTTGGGGTGGACTTGGTCAAAGAAAGAGAGAGATTACTTTTAAAATATCTTGAACCAGAAAAAAAAGGGAAAACCTGTCTGCCGAACAGGCATAGAGGCGAAATTGCTATTCCTTATGCCTTTTTTATGCAAGATTACTTCCCATTTTTTGCCACTTTATTACAGGAATTGGGCTTTAAGGTAGTCCTTTCTTTTCCTACCACTAAAGAGATTATTCAGGCAGGTGTGGAGACTGTTTTAGCCGAAACTTGTTATCCGGTTAAGGTTGCTCATGGTCACACCGCCTTTTTGTTTAATAATGGACATAAACACATTTTTTTCCCTAATGTGATAGACCTTCCTTCTCGCCATCCTTCATGTGATTGGGGGATGGTATGTCCTTATGTCCAAGGATTGCCTTATATGTTAGCATCAGCCTTTGACTTTAAAAAGAGAGGGATAAATTTTATCCATCCTGTGATTTATCTAGGGCGAGGTGATTGGTATTATCGGCAAAGTGTTAAAAATCTAAGTAAAAGTCTCAAAGTCTCCAAATATGCTGTAGAAAAGGCATGGAAAAAGGCAAAGGCGGCTCAAGAGGAATTTGAATCTAGCCTCCAAGAAAAGGCAAAAGAGATATTAGCTGCTCTCAAGCCTGATGAAATAGCTATAGTCATTGTGGGACGGGCATATAATAGTTTTGATAGTGGTGTTAATTTACGTATTCCCCAAAAACTAGCCCATCGAGGAGTAAGTGTTATTCCTTTAGATGCATTACCTTTAAAAACAGCCAGGCTTTCTAATGTTTGGCAAAATATGTATTGGCGTTATGGACAGCACATCCTCTGTGCGGCTGCTCTGGTGCGTGAACATCCCCAGCTTTATCCTGTGTATATTACCAACTTTGCCTGCGGGCCGGATTCTTTTATTTTACACTTTTTTAAAGAAGAATTAGGGAAAAAACCATTTTTAGAAATAGAAATAGATGAACACAGTGCAGACGCGGGAATAATTACTCGTCTTGAGGCTTTTTTAGATAGTATCAAAGGCAAAAAAATAACTGCTACCCCACCAAAGCGCTATTTTGTGTTTAAAAAACACTACCGGGACTCCTATGTTTACATTCCTTATATGTGCGACCATTGTTATGCCCTGGCTGCGGTATTTGAGGGATGTGGGGTAAGAGCAAAAGTAATGCCACCTTCAGATAAAGAAAGTTTTATCTTGGGCAGACAGGCTGTTTCAGGTAAGGAATGTTATCCCTGTCTGCTTACCGCAGGTGATATGCTGAAGACCTTGAAACTCCCAGAATTTGACCCCAAATATGCAGCCTTTTTTATGCCTACAGGAAGCGGTCCTTGTCGGTTTGGTCAATATGCCCATTTTCACCGTCGGGTATTAGATGAATGGGGATATCCAGAAATTCCTATTTTTTCACCTAATCAAGATGGAGAACACTATGAAAAATTAGGGATGGTGGCTAATGACTTTATTCTCTGGGCCTGGCGTGGTTTGGTAGCGGTGGATATTTTGGAAAAATTATTGAGACAGACTAGACCTTATGAAGCGATCTCTGGGGAAACTAATAAACTTTATCAAAAATATTTGGAAAAAATTTGTATATATTTGCGAAATAAACAGGAACCTTTGCTTTTATTGGTTAAAGCAGTAAAGGATTTTGAAAGAATCAAAAAGAAAGAGTTGTCCAAACCTATGGTAGGAATAGTAGGTGAAATTTATCTTCGTAGCAATCCCTTTGCCAATGAATATCTAGTGCAACGATTGGAATCCATGGGTGCAGAAGTTTGGCTTCCACCTATGGGGGAGTGGATTTTTTATACCAACCATACTGCTTTTTTGCGAGACTGGCGTCGTCTTTATTTGAGGCGGGCCTTAAGGTTACTCATTGCAGCCATCATTCAATACAAAGAAGAATGGCGTCTTGTAAGGCGAGTTAAGTCTGTATTAAAACACGCTCATGAGCCCCTGATTTTACAATTGCTTCATTGGGCAAAACCCTATTTACACCCTGCTTTTGAAGGAGAAGCTGTGCTTACTATTGGTAAGGCCATTGATTTTCTGAAAAAAGGCACTAAAGGCATTATTAATGTTATGCCCTTTACTTGCATGCCAGGGACTATTGCTCAAGCCGTGTTTACCAGGTTGCAAAGAGAAAAGAGAAACTTTCCTTGTTTACATCTAGCCTTTGATGGACAGGAGCAAACTAATACCCAAACCAGATTAGAAGCCTTTATGCATCAAGTAAAAGAACTTCATATATAA
- a CDS encoding radical SAM protein, translating to MKYLFGPVPSRRLGHSLGIDLIPFKTCTYDCIYCELGRTTHLKDKPAAYMSAKEIKAELDTFFANHHPPVDFITLGGSGEPTLNANLAQIVEIVKNLNKAPLAVLTNGSLLWREEIVNALLKADVVLPSLDTVFIKTWKKINRPHPLLKLETIINGLKGFRRKYKGQIWLEILFVRGVNDTEVEIEALHRVLEEISPEKIQLNTVVRPPAERGVEPLTKKDLEEIKEKLGPKAEIVVDFKRPIEERAELLNLREEIIALLSRRPCVLEDIVHALGAHINTVIKMMDGLQKENLVDAYLHNGKRYYLIRKGER from the coding sequence ATGAAATACCTTTTTGGACCTGTGCCTTCACGGCGATTGGGTCATTCATTGGGAATAGATTTAATACCCTTTAAGACCTGCACCTATGATTGTATTTATTGTGAATTAGGACGCACAACACATTTAAAGGATAAACCAGCTGCCTATATGAGTGCAAAGGAAATAAAGGCAGAATTAGATACATTTTTTGCTAACCATCATCCTCCTGTGGACTTTATTACTCTTGGTGGCTCAGGTGAACCCACTTTAAATGCTAATTTGGCCCAAATTGTGGAAATTGTGAAAAATTTAAATAAGGCACCTTTGGCTGTTTTAACCAATGGTTCTTTATTATGGAGAGAAGAAATAGTCAATGCCTTACTTAAAGCAGATGTGGTTTTACCATCCTTAGATACAGTCTTTATAAAAACCTGGAAGAAGATAAACCGTCCACATCCATTATTAAAATTAGAGACTATTATTAATGGCCTTAAAGGATTTAGAAGAAAATATAAAGGGCAAATTTGGCTAGAAATCTTATTTGTTAGAGGTGTAAATGATACTGAGGTTGAAATAGAAGCCTTACATAGGGTATTAGAAGAAATATCCCCTGAGAAAATTCAGTTAAATACGGTTGTGCGACCGCCTGCTGAAAGAGGAGTTGAGCCATTGACAAAAAAGGATTTAGAAGAAATTAAGGAAAAACTAGGCCCAAAGGCTGAAATTGTGGTTGACTTTAAACGCCCTATTGAGGAAAGAGCAGAATTATTAAACTTGAGAGAAGAGATAATTGCTTTATTATCCCGTCGCCCTTGTGTTTTAGAAGATATAGTTCATGCTTTAGGTGCTCACATTAATACGGTAATTAAAATGATGGATGGTTTACAAAAAGAAAATTTAGTTGATGCCTATTTACATAATGGAAAAAGGTATTATTTAATAAGAAAAGGTGAAAGATAA
- the tsaE gene encoding tRNA (adenosine(37)-N6)-threonylcarbamoyltransferase complex ATPase subunit type 1 TsaE encodes MKKLFKFRYHSPSAQDTLRIGKKIGELAQKGDVILLCGDLGTGKTWLTKGIAKGLGVPKNYPITSPSFVFVHVYPGCFPLYHIDLYRLEKDVDWSLLGLEEYIFSEGVTVIEWAEKMPASLLPPQYLKIYIYFSNEGRDLEFVTNIAYFKQIGYYLKN; translated from the coding sequence ATGAAAAAACTCTTTAAGTTTAGGTATCATAGCCCTTCAGCCCAGGATACTTTAAGAATAGGCAAGAAGATAGGCGAACTTGCTCAAAAAGGGGATGTGATTCTCCTTTGTGGTGATTTAGGAACAGGAAAGACTTGGTTGACTAAGGGGATAGCTAAGGGATTAGGGGTGCCTAAAAATTATCCCATTACTAGCCCTAGTTTTGTCTTTGTGCATGTTTATCCGGGGTGTTTTCCCCTTTATCATATTGATTTATATCGGTTGGAAAAAGATGTAGATTGGTCATTGTTGGGTTTAGAAGAATACATTTTCTCTGAAGGAGTAACTGTTATAGAATGGGCTGAGAAAATGCCTGCTTCGCTTTTGCCTCCTCAGTATTTAAAAATTTATATCTATTTTAGTAATGAAGGGAGAGATTTAGAGTTTGTTACTAATATTGCATACTTCAAACAGATAGGTTACTATCTAAAAAATTGA